The nucleotide window cctccgacagCTTCACACCCAAACGCACACGGAGACACGCACGTCCATCGGCAATCACGTGTTTTGTTGTGGTGAAACGGGGTGGCGGAgtggcggagagggggaaaGAAGGGGTAGGGCAGGGTAGGccggaaggggagggggaataGGGGAGAAAAATACGGAAGCAAAAAAGAAGTCTATCGGTGGGTGTGGGCTGCGGGGAGTGTTGGTGTGCTGCCGGCATGCCCAGTACAAGCTATGGTGTGGCGATTGCCTTACGCATAGCCGTACAGGATGTGGCCTttcttgcgcagcgcgttcACAACATCGCACGCCGTCACGGTCTTCTTGCGCGCGTACTCGGTGtaggccgtgctgcagcgcacaaTGTCTTCCAAGTAGGCCttcagcacgcggcgcacctctTCGTATACATCGCTCGAGATGCGCTtcacgccaccgcggcgcgccaTGCGGCGGACGCAGCCGCGAGTGATGCCGCGGATgttgtcgcgcagcaccttcttctGGCGCTTCTGACTGCTCTTGGCATCAGCGGAGCGCTTACCCTTGGCCATGTTTGGATAGTGTTCAGGGGGGTTGGTGGAAAACGGAGTAGTTAGAAGATGAGCGGAGAACGCAGAAGGAGtcgaagagctgctgcagcaagCAGCGGGAGTCCGTCCAAAAGGAGCGAGTGACGGTTGCGTAAGGgacggagggagagagggtgagagCGAGTGGGAGAAGAGGCGAACTGGATGGAGGCCATTAGACCTGGGTAAGGAGGGCGTGCGAAGTTAGAAGAGCATCGGTGTCAGCAGCCACAGGCGATGTGGAGAGCGAGCAAGATCACCAGTCGACGCCGTACACCAAGCCAATGTACCTGGGGAGTTGGGCGCAGCGGCTAAGGCAAAAAGAAGGTACTGCAGTTTTTCCCTCATACAAGGGAAAAGGCGCCAGAGCCACAGATGTAGGAGTAGGCTGTACATCTGCGGGGACGTTAACACATCTTGCAGGACAAGTCGATACACACCAGAAACACAATGGGGTAATCGCTGACAGACGAGCAACAAGTCACGCGAAGATACTCgcgcatgcatgtgcgtttgtgtgacACAGACACATCGAGAGAGTGTGTGAGTGAACGAGTGAGTGAAGCATGAGGAACAGTGAAGATGAAATGCGAAGAACGGAAGAGCTGAGTCAATCGTCAGGAATGtgtcacacacgcacagtgAAAGAAACAGAGGGGCACATATATCCAGTAAGAAAGAGTCGTGAGGCTCGAGGCGAGGGAGAAGTGCGCGTGGCGTCGTAGAAGAGAGGCAACGAAATAGAGAGAGGCAAagggaagaaagaaaaaggtaGAGCAGATGGCACCGTTCGTTTGATCGTGCGTGCCGTGGTACGTCAGATCGGACATGCGTGAGTCGGTGTGGGGGCACTGAGTGTGAGATATGACGtagcctccaccaccgcgctcATAGGCAGAAACAGAGATGGTTGATGAACGCCGGCACGACACTCACGATAAAGGCAGTGATGACTGTAGTGGACAAGGCGGAGCAAGAAtaacaaagagagaagggtTATCAGggagcacgcgcacacaagcacactcATACAACACGGAACACAGCAACAGAAAACGCACACGGAGATGGAAGGGTCACGGAATCATCGGCGAGTAGGAAGAGCATAAAAGACATAAAGAAAAAAGGCGTTTTGGTAAGATGGATGAGTCGACATCcttctttttgctttctcGTAGGGGGATGTCGGTAGTGCTGTTGATATAACGAAAATGGGTGGCGCGAAGAAGTGTTCATGTGGGCAGAGTTGTGGAGGCTATGCTGACGAGAACGCtggaaagaagaggagggcggtgcaggcgctgccatCCTTGTCGTGCGATGAGAGCCGAACGTGGACTGGCACTTGACAGGATGTGTGTATAGGAAGCCCGGACATCCGTGCCTCGGGCTGCTGTGCTCATGTATGagcatgtatatatgtgtatcCGAGTGCGCACGGGTTCCGCACTTGTGCATCTCACCGCACGGCACGATCCCAGCAGACACGAGGAAAACAAATGAAAAGCAGATCCTACGCaagacagggagagagaagaagatACAAGAAAAGCGGACGAAGAGCGAGAAGCAGAGATGCTGGTTGCACAGGTAACAGAGTGTAAGAGAGGAAAAGACAGAGCCTCACGTTGTACCGCCGTAAGCGGCAAAAGGCAGCCATAGAACTGGTGCCACGGAGCAGATTAATAAGCGAAGAAAGAGCGTGAGAACAAGACAGAAATGGAAAGTGCAATTGAGAGCTGGATAGAAAGTGAGAGAGCAGCGAGGGTCTGCCTACGGGCTCCGTGGCACCGTGACGGCTTTGGCGAACAAGATGTGAGAGTGCATCATCTCCTCCCAGAAggctgaaaaaaaaaaagagaggaaggtGAAGGGAGCTATGAGACAGTGTATGcgtgcacgcagacacagacacacatatacTCACTGGTGTCACGCCTACATGACGGGTGTTTGAggaaagaagaggaaaagagcagcagcagaggaagcaaaagaaaagagtCTAACCACCAAAAGAGAGATGCACATAGCACTTACTAGCGGTGCCACTTTCTCTTCTGTTGTTGAACACACTGGCGTCATCTCCATCAGAGTGcacgggagggggggggcgctgcAGGGAAGGTGGTCGGCTGCAATGCGTGTGACACCACATCAAGGGGTGGCTAAAAGTCCGTGCCAAGAAACACATGATGGCTGAGCCGCACGCCGCGCTCCTGGAGAGAGGCGCACTCGCGCTCAGAAGCATTGCTCGAGAAACGCGTGCCACCGATGCCGAGGTAGATGAGATGAGAACAAGCCGCCAAGGGGGCCAACGATGTGAGTCCGGTGCACACGTGCAGGTGCAGCTTCGTCAGCTGCGGACACTGCGCCACGGCCTCAAGGGCGGCGTCGTTGAAGGCCGTGTCGCAGGCGCCGACCTCCTCGAGTGATCCGAGGATACCAAGCGGCGTGAAGTCGCTCACAAGACGACACCCATTGAGCAGGAAGACGCGTAGActcgacgcggcggtgcagagaGTTGCTAGGCACGTGTCCGTCACCGGCGAGCAAGAGAGGTTAAGCTCCTCCAGCAACGAGAGCCGTGCAAGTGGAGAGAAGTGCTCGATGGCAGGGCAGGCGCTCATGTTAAGACGTAGCAGCTGGCAGCACCGCGCGACAGCCTCGACACCGGCGTCGTCCATCCACGTGTCCCGCACGTCAAGCATCCGCAGCGTTCGCAGATCCGCTAGCGGCGTGAAAATGTCGACGACGCGACATGAGGACATGTGCACTTCCTCCAGCTCTGGGAAAGCATGGATACGCTCGAGGTCAGAGTTGCGGAAGCGCGTTCGGGCCACGTGGAGGTATGTCAAGTCCTCTAGCAGCGCTAGAGGAGAGAAGTCGGTGATGCGGTTGCAGCTATTGAGTGCTAGAAAGAACAGCTGtgggcagctgcggcagaggtgcagaAGCTCCGTGTTGTcgaggcgtgtgtgcgacAAGTCAAGCTGAGAAAGGCGCGTCAGCGCGGTCAAGGGAGCGAAGGAGTCGATGCCGACGCAACCGCTTAGTGTGAGGGTGTGCACGCGGTGGCAGCTCGACAGTGCCTGCACGACGCCGTTTGTGACACCGGTTCCACTCAGGTCTACTTCCTCCAACTCTGGCAGGTCGTGCAGGGGGAGATGCTTAACTAGGTAGAAGTCACCAACAACGAGCTTGCGCAGCTTACGGAAGACCGCGTGTAGCTCCTGTGTCATGATCATGGGTAGCTGGCGAGTGGACTGCAGCACTGTCGTGTTCTTCATGATGAGCTCGCGCAAGTGGACGAGGCGAGAGATGGCGCCGAGGCTCGAGATGTGATTGTGGCTGTCGCAGCGTGCATTCAGGTTGAGTTTCGTTACTGTGGACGCGCAGAGAGGCACGCGGGCGAGGAGATCCACAGACAGTTCCAGTGCCGAGCTCAGGCAGAAGTACACGCTGCGGAGAGGGTATGGGTAAgggtcgtcgtcggcgttgcAGCGGCTCCGCACCATCCACCACTCCGCATTCTTCAAGTGCTGCGTGTCAGTTATCACAGCAACGCGCTCCATGAGGGACGGGTCCATGCTCAGCATTGGGGTGTGCGGTGACGCGGCATGGCCATAGCAGTGCGCAGGGCAGGCGAAGGCAGCGAGCTCCCCCGCAACTCGCCCAGCAGGCGACACGCTTGTGAAGGCGAGGGGGACGGAGGCGGGGTCGAAAAAGTCTGCGATCGCGGTCAGCCCCTCCAGAGGCAGTGAGCTAATGGACatggatgaggaggaggggggcagcaacagcggtgctgctgttgtgcgtGATACACGTGTGCAGTAGCGAGGTGCGTCTCTGTGACAGCATGCACAGGGGTACGCGAAAGGAGCTGGTGGTGGgccagagagaggagagagacaaaTCAGCGGAGGTcgcggtggtagtggtgcTGAGAAATTGTGGAGGAGCGTCTTGGAAGTTGTGGAAGAGTTTTCGTGAAACAGACAACAATATAAAAGCGTCGTCACGGGCTCGGTTGTGCACTCCCTCCGCTATGTcagcgagaggagagcgacagGGAGCCTCGCGATGTGGTGAGTAGAGTGCAGGGGATACGGAGACCAGGAAACAGGCGATTGTTGGCCTTTCGCCCCACGTGAGTGCGATGTTTTTCTTCAGTGCATCATTCCACCATGAGCAGGTCAGCAAGTGCGGACATAGGCAACCGCAGCTCACCTGCCTCTGTTGCACTGCGGCTAGATCCCTCTCGTCTAGGGCAAGCTGTCCGCCGTTGAATCAGGAGTGGCGTCAAGTGGGATCTACTTGTCCTTCCTCACCACAACCACCCGCTTCACATACGtgcggcgccatcggcgctAGACGAGCCTGGCTGCACTGCAACCTCTCATACAAGCAGGATGCGCGTCGTGTCCTGCTCCAATGCACGAGGTGGTGACGTCTGTCGTGCGGGTAATGGGTCGCCTGGGTGCACGCCGGATGTGCTCAGGGAGGAAGCTGGTCAACGCCCGGTCAGGAACCTCGGATACCCAGCGCCCTATCGTTATGTCCTGTTTTCCCCGTTTTCCCTCGCGCACTTATCAAATTCCCTGACGACGTGGGGacacctcagcgcgtggtGTCTCAGTGTCTTGTGATGCCACGCTCTGTGTGGAGAGAAGCCGGagcagcccctcctcttcttaTCCCCTGCTAGTGCCGAGCTACctgtggtggtgacagggtcaagtGCCTACAACGGAGGGTGCGatcagagcgatgtatcgctgctgatgtcggcgatCAGaccgtggatggcgctgcgcgagagcgacctgcgacagtaAACGCGTCTGCACCAGCCGTAGATTAGGCGGAATGCCAACGTGGCGCGAACGTCTCACACCCGGCCCTCTCGCACTGCccgctggtgtggggagcctggGCCGCCGTGAGGGGGAcgcaccaggggtggcgaccggcgtgatgtgggagcggctgtggggCGACCTGCGGAGCGGGTGGTGGGTAGAGTGTGCTGCCCAGGCCCTGCTCCAGTagcggagtcggcgcatgGCTGTAAAACACGCATCTAGGGCTGCTTGGCAGCGCACGATGGGGCCAGTGGCAGGctgaggggggagggggtcgcgTGGGGTTGAGTTCGTGTTCTATGGATGAATGCGCAGGTTGGCATATATACAATTATATGGTCAGCCGCGGGCACGATCGTTAGTGCGGTGCTACAGAAGTGAGCATGACCCCAAGCCTcttcggcacagcgccagcggagACGTGTCCACCAATACCGTGTGTCGGCAGCCGTACCCTAGGACAGGCTATGGCCTCATGGCTGCCTCACAGAGTGAGGCACCAGACCCTGATACAACGGTGAGGTGGCTGGCATCATCAGGGATCCCAGGCAAGAAGGGaatgtatatgtatgtgcttttgcagcagcagtgcaaaTGAGAAAGAGGTTCATGCGCAGAGACACAAGAGAAGAGCAAGCGCAAGCAGTGAAGGTGAAAGAGGATAGGGGTGCTGTATATGCCACCCGCCGAACATGCCTGATGATAGTGCAACAACAAGAGCAGCAAGGTGTGCTCAGCGGCACGAGCAGCTGGACCGTGGTGCACACCCACTGGGTGTTGTATGCACAGGGTGCCGTACGCAGTCGTTGCTGTCGATGACGGCCAGCAGAGGTGAAAGACGCGGTGGCCGGCTGAGTCATGGTGGTTCTCATCCGGAAGCACGCAATTCGAGGGGGGAATGAGACGAGGGACAGCAGAGAAGCGttccaccgcctccctctctctcaccttTTCCTCACACGACACAtccgctgtgtgtgtgcgcgcaacCAAGTATAGAGAACGTTTTCAAGGGGTCGAGCAATGGTGTGAGTCAATTTTCGTTGCAGTGACTTGTTGGAGAGATTTGTGTTCGGAAGTGGGTAGAAGACACCAGCAATCAATAAAAAAGAAGCGAGGACGAAAAAAAGCACAGCTCGCAGaagcacgcatacacatgaACTCACACACAagtgcacacgcagagatagagagagatcgAAATaaacgagaaagagaaacggcGAAGAGAGACGGCACGAAGGAACCTGAGTAGTCGGAAAAAGGGTTGATTCCGAGTCAGCTGACAGAAGCGCGCGACAGTGTAAAGGGTTGCTGACAGAAATGGAGTCGTAAGCATcgcgctcgtgtgtgtgtgtgtgtgtgtgtgtgcctatCCTCCACTCTTATCTCTCTTTTGCGGTTTTGTATGCTCATCCGTTTTGCTGGCATCCTCCATCAGCGGGGTAGGCGTGGCGGTCGTTGTCAGTGGCGTTACACGCCAGCTACGGCGAGtagctcttttttttttccaagCCCCGCTACGTTTGTTTGCCAGTcagtcgctgccgttggGCGCCACCCGTCGGCATAACAAGAGCGACAAGATATAACGTAAAGAAAGAAAACCGCtaaagagagacacacagagagatgCCGACACACGGCAAGACGAGGCCAACAACGGCGCCGAGCActgacgcacgcacgcgtgtgtgcactcCACATTCCCCCATGATGgagaaagcgaaagaaagagaagagcgtCACGACGAAACAAAAATCGAAAGGAAAGCGGGTAAAGCACAGATCGGCAACACAGCAAGAAAGGACCAGAGAAGGAGGAATGCGTAAGAGGGGCAAATAGAAAGTAGGGGCGATGGCgatggcgatggcgacgcttggcacacacacacacacagagacactCGCAGAGAgtgacaaaaaaaaaaggtcaA belongs to Leishmania infantum JPCM5 genome chromosome 6 and includes:
- a CDS encoding histone H4 gives rise to the protein MAKGKRSADAKSSQKRQKKVLRDNIRGITRGCVRRMARRGGVKRISSDVYEEVRRVLKAYLEDIVRCSTAYTEYARKKTVTACDVVNALRKKGHILYGYA